The following coding sequences are from one Streptococcus sp. NPS 308 window:
- a CDS encoding helix-turn-helix domain-containing protein has translation MGTLLATRLKNRRKELKMSQRELAEGICKQGQISRLESGEFTPGADFLHSLAKKLKVSMDYFFDEQIVEEIDELSEFKKLAQTFITNRNYESLKYIYELERVKAHRLSLADKIYMEWVKSLIDYYFYGHKEDAITRLEEVMSQLSVSDLNYLQVSNTLFNFYYDIENLERFNEIREKLEYQVNQLNLNTIKELELFIKFNYNVCRYLWLQKNIEEAITKITATIKQCKEYRTTYLLADLYLLMGNVSKNFSSKSSVKEYFETAHLLYKLGENMSMALKVEHYLADITE, from the coding sequence GTGGGTACACTATTAGCAACCAGATTAAAAAATAGACGAAAAGAATTAAAAATGTCTCAGCGAGAACTAGCTGAAGGGATTTGTAAACAGGGGCAAATTAGTCGATTAGAGAGTGGAGAGTTTACCCCTGGAGCGGATTTTCTGCATTCCCTTGCTAAGAAGTTAAAAGTTAGTATGGACTACTTTTTTGATGAGCAAATTGTAGAGGAGATTGATGAGTTATCAGAGTTTAAAAAATTAGCACAAACATTTATCACAAACCGAAATTATGAATCATTGAAATATATATATGAATTGGAGCGTGTAAAAGCTCATCGCTTATCTCTGGCAGATAAAATCTACATGGAATGGGTAAAGTCTCTGATAGATTATTATTTTTATGGTCACAAAGAAGATGCGATTACACGATTAGAGGAGGTAATGTCACAGTTAAGTGTCTCTGATTTGAATTACCTTCAAGTTTCAAATACTCTATTTAATTTTTATTATGATATTGAAAATTTAGAGCGTTTTAATGAAATTCGAGAAAAGTTAGAGTATCAAGTAAACCAACTAAATTTAAACACAATCAAAGAATTAGAGCTATTTATTAAGTTCAACTATAACGTTTGTCGTTACCTATGGTTACAGAAAAATATTGAAGAAGCTATTACGAAAATCACAGCTACTATAAAGCAATGTAAGGAGTACAGGACAACTTATCTATTAGCTGATTTATATTTATTAATGGGAAATGTAAGTAAGAATTTTTCTTCAAAAAGTTCAGTAAAAGAATATTTTGAGACTGCCCATCTCCTCTACAAACTTGGGGAAAACATGTCAATGGCTTTGAAAGTTGAGCATTACCTTGCAGATATAACAGAATAA
- a CDS encoding ABC transporter ATP-binding protein → MLKISNLNKKYKEKIVLDSVSLNVEDPNKIYSLIGESGTGKSTLFNILFGLDQEYEGEYTLFNQNAKEYSLDTWARLRESKIGLVFQDYKLLEDFTVFENLKLASNASDSDIESIMKELDIFDLKSNFCFELSGGQKQRVALARAAIKNPKILLLDEPTGNLDGLTSQLVFKYLQKLRNRGILIFYITHDRELANLADVVYEIKDKTIKEIRRIEENVKLSDNLNENNREIPFNFTIDYVKLKGIRNIKRQLLLIVPMTLIISIFILGFTAYRSASLLSFERFFTGISERVILVSTQQLNTDTIKDYNENNIQSPYDGKRIGFSEKDKKQVESIDGIEKVILFNYGVKSNYNNAYNSLNLSFSEKDFSSKIGKFNYGWNKISSLSFYLQKLNVPKYFIPDYNSENIILLSGDYPKDDSNEVLVPDTFVLQHFNTEDYQKVLGKESELETTNIYTNEKKNDKVIISGVYQTYYQNSLKSDYPIYSSYFEESNLEYFLSQQSYEHHKYILSLTPETSKASKEIIDSYDNYVNAVGTSKDGMLIKITGDVETISKNLQKLFPKYRLASRYDMRSGTFSDIYGGLVRILLVGSIVISLVIGAVIAFLNKGYIVNRSKELAILYSLGYKKKYIFSIIFFDNIFIFLLSFFSAMLITTVLNLVYFSKTVYFSYFSSLLSLSNVGYIFMLVVLMMLVSDVWGLSTVKQRQLRKFLNNQF, encoded by the coding sequence ATGTTGAAAATTTCAAATCTTAACAAAAAATACAAAGAAAAAATAGTTTTGGATTCAGTTTCACTTAATGTAGAAGACCCAAATAAAATTTATTCATTAATAGGTGAGAGTGGAACAGGTAAATCAACATTGTTTAATATTCTGTTTGGTTTAGATCAGGAATATGAAGGAGAGTATACTTTATTCAATCAAAACGCAAAAGAATATAGTTTAGATACATGGGCTAGGTTAAGAGAATCAAAGATAGGGTTAGTTTTTCAAGATTATAAACTTTTGGAAGACTTTACTGTTTTTGAAAATTTAAAATTAGCAAGTAATGCATCGGATTCAGATATCGAAAGTATCATGAAAGAATTAGATATTTTTGATTTGAAATCTAATTTTTGCTTTGAGTTAAGCGGAGGGCAGAAGCAGAGAGTAGCTCTTGCACGTGCAGCTATAAAAAACCCAAAGATTTTACTATTAGATGAACCTACAGGAAACTTAGATGGTTTAACTAGCCAATTAGTTTTTAAATATCTACAAAAACTTCGAAATCGTGGAATTCTTATTTTCTATATCACTCATGATAGAGAGTTGGCTAATTTGGCAGATGTTGTATATGAGATAAAAGATAAAACAATTAAAGAAATCAGAAGAATAGAGGAAAATGTAAAGTTATCTGATAATTTAAACGAAAATAATCGGGAAATTCCCTTTAACTTTACTATAGATTATGTAAAATTAAAGGGAATTCGAAATATTAAGAGGCAATTACTTTTGATAGTTCCTATGACTTTAATAATATCTATTTTTATACTAGGCTTTACTGCGTATCGTTCAGCTTCTTTACTTAGTTTTGAGCGTTTTTTTACAGGAATAAGTGAAAGAGTCATATTGGTATCTACTCAGCAACTCAATACCGATACAATAAAAGATTATAACGAAAATAATATACAAAGCCCTTATGATGGTAAGAGGATAGGCTTTTCAGAGAAAGATAAAAAACAAGTTGAATCTATTGATGGAATTGAGAAGGTAATTTTATTTAATTATGGTGTAAAATCTAACTATAACAATGCTTATAATAGTTTAAATTTAAGTTTTTCTGAAAAAGATTTTTCTAGTAAAATAGGAAAGTTTAACTATGGCTGGAATAAAATTTCTTCACTTTCATTCTATCTCCAAAAACTCAATGTTCCTAAATACTTTATTCCAGATTATAATTCGGAGAATATAATCCTGTTATCAGGTGACTATCCAAAGGATGATAGTAACGAAGTTTTAGTCCCAGATACTTTTGTTTTGCAACATTTCAATACTGAAGACTATCAAAAAGTTCTTGGGAAAGAGAGTGAGCTGGAAACAACGAATATATACACTAATGAAAAAAAGAATGATAAAGTAATAATTAGTGGTGTTTATCAAACATATTATCAAAATAGTTTGAAATCAGATTATCCAATCTACTCTTCTTATTTTGAAGAATCTAATCTTGAATATTTTTTAAGTCAACAATCATATGAGCATCACAAATATATATTATCGTTGACTCCTGAAACTTCAAAGGCTAGTAAAGAAATTATAGATAGTTATGATAATTATGTAAATGCTGTAGGGACAAGTAAAGATGGAATGTTAATAAAAATAACTGGCGATGTAGAGACTATTTCTAAAAATCTGCAAAAACTATTTCCTAAGTATAGATTAGCTTCCAGATATGATATGAGGTCGGGAACTTTTAGTGATATTTATGGTGGCTTAGTGAGAATATTGTTAGTTGGTTCGATTGTAATTTCACTGGTCATAGGAGCAGTAATTGCATTTTTAAATAAAGGGTATATAGTCAATAGATCAAAAGAGCTAGCTATTTTATATAGCTTGGGGTATAAGAAAAAGTATATTTTTTCAATAATATTTTTTGACAATATATTTATTTTTCTTTTATCTTTCTTTAGTGCGATGCTAATAACTACAGTATTAAATTTAGTTTATTTCAGTAAGACGGTGTACTTCTCTTATTTTTCATCATTATTATCATTATCAAATGTGGGATATATTTTTATGCTTGTTGTGTTGATGATGTTAGTATCAGATGTATGGGGATTGAGTACTGTTAAACAAAGGCAACTCCGAAAATTTTTGAACAATCAATTTTAA